The following are from one region of the Candidatus Zixiibacteriota bacterium genome:
- a CDS encoding insulinase family protein has product MNRRIQYAILVCAMLVLTAAAPATAQNIEAKEYRLDNGMQVLMVERHESPTIMAAIMARVGSANEITGITGISHLFEHMMFKGTETIGTKDIVRDREIMAQLDSLRALMRVEQGIMREELRRGEISDMYDPEAKTPRYKEIETVFDSLILEQRQLIIKDQLDEIYSKNGGFFLNAFTADDMTGYFVRLPKNKIELFMWLESDRFSHPVFREFYSERDVVREERRLGIESTPTGLIEEDFRAMFWKSSSYHWDVIGWPSDLDCITREQALNYYNTYYAPNNLTMLLVGDLNPDELIKMVRKYFERIPRGKKEPPEVVTLEEKQYGEKRMIAEAETSPQVQIWYHTVAWKHPDSYPLEVMAGIMSGKTGRLYKKLVEEKGLAKSSGGGGPRMMPGGGLAVDAGQDSKKYAGAFQISTEGISGAKAEQLEEAIYEVIEDLKKNPVPEDELQKVKNQLRVQKIRFMDIMSGIGILFFLGQNAAMGDWTEANNNPKKCDLVTAGDVLRVAEKYFTRDQRNVLIINSKTESGSEEGGEDPQFTQMVQMIKSINDPARLEQVMGMVSSRLDQVEDPDEKASVEKLLKIAGEHLKELKAAEEK; this is encoded by the coding sequence ATGAATAGACGCATACAGTATGCGATTTTGGTCTGTGCCATGCTGGTTCTTACGGCGGCGGCACCTGCCACCGCGCAGAATATCGAGGCAAAGGAATACCGGCTTGATAACGGTATGCAGGTTTTAATGGTGGAGAGGCACGAATCCCCGACCATTATGGCCGCCATCATGGCGCGCGTCGGTTCGGCCAACGAAATAACCGGCATAACCGGTATCTCGCATCTGTTCGAGCATATGATGTTCAAGGGCACCGAAACGATCGGGACCAAAGATATAGTCCGTGACAGGGAAATCATGGCTCAACTCGATTCGCTCCGGGCTTTAATGCGCGTCGAACAGGGGATTATGCGCGAGGAACTCCGTCGCGGAGAAATCAGCGATATGTATGATCCTGAGGCTAAGACACCGCGTTATAAAGAAATCGAAACGGTCTTCGACAGCCTGATACTGGAACAACGTCAGTTGATTATCAAGGATCAGCTTGACGAAATCTACAGCAAAAACGGAGGATTTTTCCTGAACGCCTTTACCGCGGATGATATGACCGGGTATTTTGTGCGTCTGCCGAAAAACAAAATCGAGCTGTTTATGTGGCTGGAATCCGATCGTTTCAGCCACCCGGTTTTCCGGGAGTTTTATTCCGAGCGCGATGTGGTTCGCGAGGAACGTCGCCTTGGGATTGAATCCACACCGACCGGATTGATCGAGGAGGATTTCCGGGCCATGTTCTGGAAATCATCGTCCTATCATTGGGATGTCATCGGATGGCCGTCGGACTTGGATTGTATAACCCGGGAACAAGCTTTAAATTACTATAATACCTATTATGCCCCGAATAACCTGACCATGCTTCTGGTCGGGGATTTGAATCCGGATGAATTGATAAAAATGGTCAGGAAATATTTCGAGCGGATTCCCCGCGGAAAGAAAGAGCCGCCGGAAGTGGTGACGCTTGAAGAGAAGCAGTACGGTGAAAAAAGGATGATTGCCGAGGCCGAAACCAGTCCGCAGGTTCAAATCTGGTACCATACCGTGGCTTGGAAACACCCCGACAGCTATCCCCTGGAAGTTATGGCCGGGATCATGAGCGGTAAAACCGGTCGGCTGTATAAAAAACTGGTCGAGGAAAAGGGATTGGCCAAAAGCTCCGGCGGCGGCGGTCCCCGGATGATGCCGGGGGGCGGTCTGGCGGTCGATGCCGGTCAGGATTCCAAAAAATATGCCGGGGCTTTCCAGATCAGCACTGAGGGTATTTCGGGAGCCAAGGCCGAGCAGCTCGAAGAAGCTATTTACGAGGTGATCGAGGATTTGAAGAAGAATCCGGTTCCCGAGGATGAATTACAGAAAGTGAAAAACCAGCTTCGGGTTCAAAAAATCCGGTTTATGGATATCATGTCCGGGATCGGCATCCTGTTTTTCCTTGGCCAGAATGCCGCCATGGGAGACTGGACCGAGGCCAATAATAATCCAAAGAAATGCGATCTGGTAACGGCTGGAGATGTCCTGCGCGTGGCGGAAAAATATTTCACCCGGGACCAGCGTAATGTTCTGATTATCAACAGCAAGACTGAAAGCGGATCGGAGGAAGGCGGCGAGGATCCTCAATTTACGCAGATGGTGCAGATGATTAAATCTATCAACGACCCGGCCCGACTGGAGCAGGTTATGGGTATGGTGTCATCGCGACTCGACCAGGTTGAAGACCCCGATGAAAAGGCAAGTGTGGAAAAATTATTGAAAATCGCCGGGGAACACCTCAAGGAACTTAAAGCCGCCGAGGAGAAATAA
- a CDS encoding insulinase family protein, with translation MNMIKLFIIPFGRPAALAMLLTIAALLIAGSSSQAGDIVDHPDKLKFKELNYQPPKPADYRHQLKCGAVAYAAENPEVPTFDLTIMVRTGSIYEPVEKAGLADMTGYLMRNGGVRGMTAKEIDERLAYLAGEININIDDTRGIISLFCLSKDMDEGLALLNKILNAPVFDQAALDRYRADLLSDLEQRNASTASIESREWSFLMYGNHPCTTPFRRTEQSLNSITREDLIAFYRKYFFPKNFIFAVSGDFKAEDILTKLDNMFGGWPDQKLDLPVISDQIPDPKPGVYMIRKDDINQSRIRIGHLGVKRDIPDQYALMVMNDILGGGGFTSRITRRVRSDEGLAYNTGSAFDFPVLYPGTFRAWFQTKHETAAFGTGLIVSEIRRIRAEKCEPEIVENSKAGFISNIVNPFGTKRDIVRTFADDDYTDRPDDYWQNYTKNMEAVTADDVLAAAQKYLHPEKLVFLVVGDPDAVEKGSDKHVEKFSDFGEIAIIPLRDPMTLEIK, from the coding sequence ATGAACATGATCAAATTATTCATCATACCGTTTGGCCGGCCCGCGGCGCTGGCGATGCTTTTAACGATAGCCGCCCTGTTAATCGCCGGATCATCGAGTCAGGCCGGGGATATTGTCGATCATCCCGACAAACTCAAATTCAAGGAATTAAATTATCAGCCGCCGAAACCGGCCGATTATCGGCATCAACTGAAATGCGGCGCGGTCGCCTATGCCGCGGAGAATCCCGAAGTTCCGACATTCGACCTGACCATCATGGTTCGGACCGGATCGATTTATGAACCGGTGGAGAAGGCCGGATTGGCCGACATGACCGGTTATCTGATGCGCAACGGGGGCGTCAGGGGAATGACCGCCAAAGAGATCGACGAGCGGCTGGCTTATCTGGCGGGCGAAATAAATATCAACATCGATGATACCCGGGGAATAATCAGTCTTTTCTGCCTGTCGAAAGATATGGATGAAGGTCTGGCTCTGTTGAACAAAATTCTTAACGCGCCGGTTTTCGATCAGGCCGCACTTGACCGGTACCGGGCGGATTTACTCTCGGATCTGGAGCAGCGTAATGCCTCGACCGCATCGATCGAATCGCGCGAGTGGAGTTTCCTGATGTACGGCAATCATCCCTGTACCACTCCTTTCCGGCGCACGGAGCAATCGCTCAATTCAATCACCCGTGAGGATCTGATTGCCTTTTACAGGAAATATTTCTTCCCGAAAAACTTTATTTTTGCCGTTTCGGGCGATTTTAAAGCCGAGGATATTTTAACCAAACTCGATAATATGTTCGGCGGCTGGCCGGACCAAAAACTCGATCTTCCGGTTATTTCCGATCAAATTCCCGATCCAAAACCGGGGGTCTATATGATCCGGAAAGATGATATCAACCAATCGCGTATTCGGATAGGGCATCTTGGTGTCAAACGGGATATCCCGGATCAATACGCCTTGATGGTGATGAATGATATTCTCGGCGGCGGCGGCTTCACCTCCCGCATCACCCGCCGGGTTCGATCCGATGAGGGTCTGGCTTATAACACCGGCAGCGCCTTCGATTTTCCGGTCCTTTATCCCGGAACATTCCGGGCCTGGTTCCAGACCAAACATGAAACAGCCGCCTTCGGAACCGGACTTATCGTGAGCGAAATCAGGCGTATTCGTGCCGAAAAATGCGAACCGGAAATAGTCGAAAATTCCAAGGCCGGATTTATCAGCAATATTGTCAATCCCTTCGGTACCAAAAGAGATATCGTCAGGACCTTTGCCGATGATGATTATACCGATCGCCCGGATGATTACTGGCAGAATTATACCAAAAATATGGAAGCGGTAACGGCCGATGATGTTCTGGCCGCGGCGCAAAAATACTTACATCCGGAGAAACTGGTTTTTCTGGTGGTCGGTGATCCGGACGCGGTTGAGAAGGGATCGGATAAACATGTCGAGAAATTTTCCGATTTCGGCGAGATTGCCATCATCCCCCTGCGCGATCCCATGACTCTGGAGATAAAATAA
- a CDS encoding caspase family protein — translation MKQFIGLILAIMALLLVFGCSSTPPTQPTSNVGVDHSIALVERPQFIETRPPEVIANFTVDLKNVPTAVMEKKPPPQPPPDTTSGDPNPNPAHKYAYIVGISNYEGTANDLQYCDDDAQAMKSWLQSEGFTCRMDLDLNATAANITAGLQWLIDNTDPGDEAAFCYSGHGARSTAGSAIISADLYYVTHGYVMSYFNAIDCTKKLATLDACVIGDFHSDVVNGTFMATASNRKYSYDAPTLGHGAWTYYWLDGVEDANLIYAEDAAPYAEDGMKAWAAVYRLRVDPKHTDSYTGEMDM, via the coding sequence ATGAAACAATTCATTGGGCTGATTCTGGCCATCATGGCGTTGCTGCTGGTCTTTGGATGCAGCAGTACGCCCCCCACTCAGCCGACCTCCAATGTCGGCGTCGATCATTCGATTGCCCTGGTTGAAAGGCCTCAATTTATTGAGACCCGTCCGCCTGAGGTGATCGCGAATTTCACCGTCGATTTAAAAAATGTTCCGACGGCTGTAATGGAGAAAAAACCGCCGCCGCAACCGCCGCCTGACACAACTTCCGGAGATCCCAATCCGAACCCGGCTCATAAGTATGCCTATATTGTCGGAATATCCAATTATGAGGGGACGGCCAATGATCTCCAGTATTGCGATGATGATGCCCAGGCCATGAAATCATGGCTGCAATCGGAAGGCTTCACCTGTCGGATGGATCTCGATTTGAACGCCACCGCGGCTAATATCACTGCCGGTTTGCAGTGGCTGATCGACAACACCGATCCGGGTGATGAAGCGGCTTTCTGTTATTCCGGGCACGGTGCCAGATCCACAGCCGGATCGGCCATTATCTCGGCCGATCTGTACTATGTGACTCATGGATACGTGATGTCGTATTTTAATGCCATTGATTGCACCAAAAAGCTGGCGACACTCGATGCCTGTGTGATCGGCGATTTTCATTCCGATGTGGTCAATGGGACTTTCATGGCTACCGCTTCAAATCGTAAGTACTCTTACGATGCCCCAACCCTCGGTCACGGCGCCTGGACTTATTACTGGCTCGATGGAGTTGAGGATGCCAATCTGATTTACGCCGAGGATGCCGCTCCTTATGCTGAAGATGGTATGAAAGCCTGGGCCGCCGTTTATCGCCTGAGAGTGGATCCCAAGCATACTGACAGCTATACCGGCGAGATGGATATGTAA
- a CDS encoding isoprenylcysteine carboxylmethyltransferase family protein, translating to MSSVLRVIATILIGMAIFIGLPLLGWGIDDFRGFIGQPARLTYLVLVFLMNAIIAIRIPEVGHDRSKGVKMIRRQKLAVLLLQIINLSLVIVAPYGDRRDLAVFGDHEIIRYFGLVLYLLGIIGMHWAEMALGKQFNIQVSIIEGHRLLTDGPYKYLRHPRYSSIIIFITGISLVFRSWLALILAAATALVLLWRIHDEEKLMSQQFGDEWQSYIRKTWRLIPFIY from the coding sequence TTGTCGTCTGTTTTGCGGGTTATCGCCACCATCTTAATCGGGATGGCTATCTTTATCGGATTGCCTCTTCTGGGCTGGGGTATCGATGATTTCCGCGGTTTTATAGGCCAACCGGCCCGTCTGACATACCTGGTTTTGGTCTTTCTGATGAATGCCATTATTGCTATCAGGATTCCCGAGGTCGGGCATGATCGTAGTAAAGGTGTGAAGATGATTCGCCGCCAGAAATTGGCAGTTCTTCTGCTTCAGATTATCAATCTTTCCCTTGTTATCGTTGCGCCCTATGGCGACCGACGTGACCTGGCCGTGTTTGGTGACCATGAAATAATCCGTTATTTCGGATTGGTATTGTATCTCCTGGGGATTATCGGAATGCACTGGGCGGAGATGGCTCTGGGAAAGCAGTTTAATATCCAGGTATCGATTATCGAGGGGCACCGGCTGTTAACCGATGGCCCTTACAAATATCTTCGTCATCCGAGGTACTCAAGCATAATTATATTTATCACCGGCATTTCTCTTGTTTTCCGCTCCTGGCTGGCGCTTATTCTGGCGGCGGCAACCGCTTTGGTTCTTTTATGGCGTATTCATGATGAGGAAAAGCTGATGTCTCAGCAATTCGGAGACGAATGGCAGTCATACATCAGGAAAACATGGCGTCTTATCCCGTTTATATATTGA
- a CDS encoding aryl-sulfate sulfotransferase, whose amino-acid sequence MHTHRLPAQKTVIFILLFFSAIISPALSLDQTVGLLTCDSASFLGYTLFTPISSSSTYLIDNYGRLVHEWHNDHTPGLSCYLLENGNLLRTMHLIGTGGAGGGFQMIDWDGNILWEYEYYGDDHLQHHDVEYLPNGNVLVLAWEKKTFEEAVNAGRNPALLANDTLLPEHVVEIQHTGVNSGNIVWEWHLWDHLVQDFDSTKDNFGVVANHPELVDINYILANRADWIHANSVQYNADLDQIIINSRSFDEFWIIDHGTTTAEAAGHTGGNRGRGGDILYRWGNPATYRAGNINDKRLFKQHDAHWIAPGLPGEGHIMIFNNGTGRLDGNYSTVDEIITPVDESGNYTLPDPGEYFGPDSAVWKYKAGPPSSFLARRISGSQRFANGNTLICSGVQGRFFEVTPDGDIVWEYINPVTANGIATQGDLLQQEINDVFRCYRYAPDFPGLAGHDLTPGAPIEIYPLSLYGTNHIPENPERLDPVTFSAMITCEIAIAQVELYIDTGDGFHAFTMTTTGGFPNDSVYTATVPPLPAGIDIAYYVTAVNDTGGTASDPVIAPLTTYHFTVAFICGDPNNSGSVNILDVTCLINYLYRDGSSPVPEESGDVNNSGGVNILDATYLINYIYRSGPDPVCP is encoded by the coding sequence ATGCACACCCACAGGCTTCCCGCCCAAAAGACCGTTATTTTTATTCTTTTGTTTTTTTCAGCGATTATTTCGCCGGCTCTATCCCTGGATCAGACCGTTGGATTGCTTACCTGCGATTCCGCTTCTTTTTTGGGATATACGCTTTTCACTCCCATTTCTTCATCCAGTACCTATTTGATCGATAATTACGGACGGCTGGTCCATGAATGGCATAACGATCATACCCCCGGGCTATCCTGTTATCTTCTTGAAAATGGCAACCTTCTTCGGACCATGCATCTCATCGGAACCGGCGGGGCCGGAGGCGGATTCCAGATGATTGATTGGGACGGAAATATTTTATGGGAATATGAATATTACGGTGATGACCATCTTCAGCATCACGATGTCGAATATCTTCCTAATGGCAATGTCCTGGTTCTGGCCTGGGAAAAAAAGACTTTCGAGGAAGCTGTCAATGCCGGGAGAAATCCTGCCTTACTTGCCAATGACACGCTATTGCCGGAACATGTCGTAGAAATTCAGCATACCGGCGTAAATTCCGGCAATATTGTCTGGGAGTGGCATCTCTGGGATCATCTCGTTCAGGATTTCGATTCCACCAAAGATAATTTCGGGGTGGTCGCCAATCATCCCGAACTGGTTGACATAAACTACATTCTGGCCAATCGAGCCGATTGGATTCATGCCAATTCGGTGCAGTATAATGCCGATCTGGATCAGATCATTATAAATAGCAGAAGCTTCGATGAATTCTGGATAATAGATCATGGTACCACCACTGCCGAAGCCGCCGGTCACACGGGCGGCAATCGGGGACGGGGAGGCGATATTCTCTATCGCTGGGGAAATCCGGCAACATATCGGGCCGGTAATATCAACGATAAGCGGTTATTCAAGCAACATGACGCCCACTGGATCGCGCCCGGTCTTCCGGGCGAAGGCCATATTATGATTTTCAATAACGGTACCGGACGACTCGACGGTAACTATTCCACAGTGGATGAAATTATCACTCCGGTTGATGAAAGCGGCAATTACACCCTTCCCGATCCCGGGGAATATTTCGGTCCCGATAGCGCTGTCTGGAAATACAAGGCCGGCCCGCCATCCAGTTTTCTGGCCCGGAGGATTTCAGGTTCCCAACGTTTTGCCAATGGCAACACCCTTATTTGTTCCGGAGTCCAGGGCCGCTTTTTTGAGGTCACCCCGGACGGTGATATTGTCTGGGAATATATTAACCCGGTTACGGCCAATGGAATCGCCACCCAGGGTGATTTGCTTCAACAGGAAATCAATGATGTTTTCCGGTGTTACCGCTACGCTCCTGATTTCCCCGGATTGGCCGGCCACGATCTTACGCCGGGAGCTCCGATCGAGATTTATCCCTTAAGCCTGTATGGAACCAATCATATCCCGGAAAACCCCGAACGACTCGATCCGGTCACCTTCTCTGCCATGATAACCTGCGAAATCGCAATTGCTCAGGTGGAATTATATATTGATACCGGGGATGGTTTTCATGCTTTTACTATGACCACAACCGGCGGCTTTCCCAACGATTCGGTTTATACCGCTACCGTCCCCCCCCTTCCCGCCGGAATCGATATTGCCTACTATGTTACGGCGGTCAATGATACCGGCGGCACTGCTTCCGATCCGGTCATCGCTCCCCTTACTACCTATCATTTTACGGTGGCCTTTATCTGCGGTGACCCCAACAACAGCGGCTCGGTTAATATACTGGATGTTACCTGTCTGATCAATTATCTGTACAGAGACGGTTCCTCTCCCGTTCCGGAGGAATCCGGAGATGTCAACAACTCCGGAGGAGTTAATATTCTGGACGCCACCTATCTGATAAATTATATCTATCGGAGCGGTCCGGATCCGGTCTGCCCGTAA
- a CDS encoding class I SAM-dependent methyltransferase — protein sequence MSRYGSYEDQPILAELYDYVPGYRSRPDIDFFVRCCMESGGDIIELGSGTGRILIPVAEAGCQITGVDLSEFMLSRCREKLEKCPDEIKNRIRLIQGNIISIDLDRKFDLAIMPFRVFQHLVTVEEQLACLKNINRHLNGDDRLVFDVFQTDLKRINNPAFMNEMEDFSDIDLPDGRRLRRNHRVAAFHPEEQVNEVELIYYLTDSKGETSRIVQAFPFRYFFRYEMEHLLARAGFKILEVFGDFDRSPLSGHSPEMIFVTEKT from the coding sequence ATGAGTCGATATGGGAGTTACGAAGATCAACCGATTCTGGCCGAGCTCTATGACTATGTACCGGGATACAGAAGCCGCCCGGATATTGATTTTTTTGTTCGTTGCTGTATGGAATCCGGCGGTGATATAATTGAACTTGGGTCCGGAACCGGACGGATTTTAATTCCGGTGGCTGAAGCCGGATGTCAAATAACCGGTGTTGATCTGTCGGAGTTCATGCTGAGCAGGTGCCGGGAGAAACTTGAAAAATGCCCAGATGAAATAAAAAACAGAATTCGGTTAATTCAGGGAAATATCATCTCAATCGATCTTGACCGGAAATTCGATCTGGCCATCATGCCGTTCCGGGTTTTTCAGCATCTGGTTACGGTCGAGGAGCAACTGGCCTGTCTGAAAAATATCAACCGTCATTTGAACGGAGACGATCGTCTGGTGTTCGATGTTTTCCAGACGGACCTGAAGAGGATCAATAATCCGGCTTTCATGAATGAAATGGAAGATTTCTCCGATATCGATCTGCCCGATGGCCGTCGTCTTCGACGAAATCACCGAGTAGCCGCTTTTCATCCTGAAGAACAGGTCAATGAAGTCGAACTGATTTATTATCTCACCGATTCCAAGGGGGAAACCTCCCGGATAGTGCAGGCCTTTCCATTTCGATATTTTTTCCGTTATGAGATGGAGCATTTGCTGGCCAGGGCAGGATTTAAAATTCTCGAAGTCTTCGGTGATTTCGATCGCTCACCATTGAGCGGTCATTCGCCCGAGATGATATTCGTCACAGAAAAAACATAA
- a CDS encoding aminotransferase class V-fold PLP-dependent enzyme, whose amino-acid sequence MDSLDSELIYLDNAATSWPKPDKVYKFMVDFYRQCGVNPGRSGFDKAIEAGNVVENLRKRLTKFFGGDEDAPERLCFSYNATDALNLIIQGLLGPGDHVVTTNLEHNSVIRPINHLVRDRGVEATYVPFDKDGFVDPEDIRKAIRRNTRLVMVNHGSNVIGTIQPMKEIGKVCREMGVLFGADVSQTGGMVPIDMTAMNIDVLAFTGHKSLMGSTGIGGLCVRKRVDIRHTRSGGTGVRSAYPYHLDEYPFRMEYGTPNVMGIASLWAGQEWIEEQGGVGKIYEKEMRLVTKLVTGFKNIGGVIAYCCNSLDNHLATVTINIEGMEAGDVGIMLDVDFNIATRTGLHCAPLVHQQLGIVDIHGGVRFAVGPFNTEEHIDQAITAIEEISVRARKNSIART is encoded by the coding sequence ATGGACAGCCTTGATTCCGAACTAATTTACCTGGATAACGCCGCCACCTCATGGCCAAAACCGGATAAAGTATATAAATTCATGGTTGATTTTTACCGGCAGTGCGGGGTCAATCCCGGTCGTTCCGGCTTCGACAAAGCGATCGAGGCCGGTAATGTGGTCGAAAATCTCCGCAAGCGTCTGACCAAATTTTTCGGCGGTGATGAGGATGCCCCGGAACGACTCTGTTTTTCCTATAATGCCACCGATGCTCTTAATTTGATTATCCAGGGTTTGCTGGGTCCCGGAGATCATGTTGTCACCACCAACCTGGAACACAATTCGGTTATCCGTCCGATCAATCACCTGGTCCGCGACCGGGGAGTGGAGGCGACCTATGTCCCCTTCGATAAAGACGGTTTTGTCGATCCCGAGGACATCCGGAAAGCCATCAGGCGCAACACCCGGCTGGTTATGGTCAATCATGGTTCCAATGTTATCGGGACCATCCAACCGATGAAGGAAATCGGGAAAGTATGCCGGGAGATGGGGGTGTTGTTCGGAGCCGATGTTTCGCAGACGGGGGGGATGGTACCGATCGATATGACGGCGATGAATATCGATGTGCTGGCGTTCACCGGGCATAAATCGCTCATGGGCTCGACCGGGATCGGCGGGTTATGTGTCCGCAAACGTGTCGATATCAGGCATACTCGATCCGGCGGGACCGGGGTGCGTTCGGCCTATCCGTATCATCTCGATGAGTATCCTTTCCGGATGGAATACGGGACGCCCAACGTGATGGGAATCGCCTCGCTCTGGGCGGGCCAGGAATGGATCGAGGAGCAGGGCGGTGTCGGGAAAATCTATGAAAAAGAGATGCGGCTGGTTACAAAACTGGTGACCGGATTCAAAAATATCGGGGGCGTGATTGCTTACTGCTGTAACAGCCTGGATAACCACCTGGCCACAGTAACCATAAACATCGAGGGGATGGAGGCCGGTGATGTCGGGATTATGCTCGATGTCGATTTCAATATTGCCACCCGAACCGGCCTGCACTGTGCCCCGCTGGTCCATCAGCAGCTCGGGATTGTCGATATTCACGGCGGTGTCCGGTTTGCGGTGGGGCCGTTTAACACCGAGGAGCATATCGACCAAGCGATTACCGCGATTGAGGAGATTTCGGTTCGCGCCCGCAAAAACAGTATCGCCCGGACGTAG
- a CDS encoding MgtC/SapB family protein — protein sequence MDNLTVPFELRFFIALGLSFLIGLERERSGMISKGRVFAGVRTYSLIGVFGFGCAWLYNIGAEWMLPVGLIAMTSLALVGYLAKLRQGHVGWTSEVAAILTFIIGALCLLADIWVPMALGIIATFLLSEKAQIEDYVESLDKAEFLAVVKFLIVTLIILPVLPNQEYTQFNLNPRHIWQIVVLVSSLGFAGYFLSKKFGDRIGLKLSGILGGIVSSTVITITAGRIARKTPEQSGDALQASILAGSVMYLRILVLIWIIKPEFVTHIWLKLVILAAVGVALALFIKKPVSFGQKPIVKSPPNPFEIKPALIFASLFVFLTVVTMLIRRFYGAAGLLVLAGITGVTDIDPFILSLVNNAAAFQALLLKAIIVSMMSNTIMKGIYFGYLAREIRGETAWRYGLWALLHLPVILIN from the coding sequence ATGGATAATCTGACCGTCCCATTTGAACTGCGATTTTTTATTGCTCTCGGTCTGTCTTTTCTGATCGGTCTGGAGCGGGAAAGATCCGGGATGATTTCCAAAGGCCGGGTCTTTGCCGGGGTCCGGACTTATTCCCTGATCGGTGTTTTCGGATTCGGTTGCGCCTGGCTGTATAATATCGGGGCGGAGTGGATGTTGCCGGTCGGCCTGATCGCCATGACATCGCTGGCCCTGGTCGGTTACCTGGCCAAACTTCGCCAGGGTCATGTCGGTTGGACCAGCGAGGTGGCCGCCATCCTGACTTTTATCATCGGCGCGCTCTGCCTTCTGGCCGATATCTGGGTGCCGATGGCCCTCGGGATTATCGCCACCTTCCTGCTTTCCGAAAAAGCCCAGATCGAGGATTATGTCGAAAGTCTGGATAAGGCTGAATTTCTGGCGGTGGTCAAATTTTTGATCGTGACCCTGATCATTCTGCCGGTACTGCCCAACCAGGAATACACCCAGTTCAACCTCAATCCCCGCCATATCTGGCAGATCGTGGTTCTGGTTTCCTCACTTGGATTTGCCGGTTATTTCCTGTCCAAGAAATTCGGCGACCGGATCGGGTTAAAACTTTCCGGTATCCTGGGAGGGATTGTCTCCAGTACCGTTATCACTATCACCGCCGGGCGGATAGCCCGAAAAACCCCGGAACAGAGCGGCGATGCTCTCCAAGCCTCGATCCTGGCCGGGAGTGTGATGTATCTTCGGATTCTGGTCTTGATCTGGATTATCAAGCCGGAATTCGTTACTCATATCTGGCTTAAACTGGTTATTCTGGCGGCTGTGGGCGTGGCATTGGCCCTGTTTATCAAAAAACCGGTCAGTTTCGGCCAGAAGCCGATCGTGAAAAGCCCCCCCAACCCCTTCGAAATCAAACCGGCCCTTATTTTCGCCTCGCTTTTCGTTTTTCTGACCGTTGTAACCATGCTTATTCGTCGGTTCTATGGAGCCGCGGGCCTGCTGGTTTTGGCCGGTATCACCGGTGTCACCGATATCGACCCCTTTATTCTTTCCCTGGTCAACAACGCCGCCGCCTTCCAGGCGCTTCTCCTGAAAGCCATTATCGTTTCCATGATGAGTAACACCATCATGAAAGGAATCTATTTTGGTTATCTGGCCCGGGAAATCAGGGGTGAAACAGCCTGGCGTTACGGCCTCTGGGCGCTTCTCCATCTGCCCGTCATCCTGATCAATTGA